GGCCGTCCGGGTCCGGTGCGGCGGGCAGGCCCGGGCGCAGGTGCTCCTCGACGGAGATGTACTTGAGGCCGGCCCGCAGGTCGGCGTCGTTGCGCAGTCGGATCACCAGCGGGAACTCGGCGAGCGCAGTGGTGTCGAACAGGCCTGTGGTGTAGATGAGTTGGACGCCGAGCGCATCGGCCACGGCGCGCTGGAGCTCCAGCAGGTAGGTGGCGTTGGCGCGGCCGATCGGGTTGTCCAGGAAGAGCGTGCCGGCGTGCCGCAGCTGGGACTGGCCGCGGTCGTTGGCGCGCAGCGCGGCCATCGTGCAGTACAGGGCGATGGCCGCGGTGAGCAGCTGGCCACCGGAGAAGACGTCGGACATCTGGCCGACGCCGACCCGCTCGGCGCGCAGCACCGCGTCGGGCTTGAGGATCTCGACGCTGACGCCCTTGGGGCCGATCGCCGCGGCGACCCCGCGCAGCAGCAGGGACATCCCGTCGCGGCGCAGGTCGCTGTTCTTCCGGACGGCGGCGCGGGTGGCTTCGTCGATGACCTCGCCGAGGCGTTCCACCAGGGTGGCGTGGTCCGGGTCCTCGAAGCGGATCCGGAGGAACTCCTGGCCGGACCACTCCCCCAGGCCCTCGGGCAGCCGGGAGAGGCGCTGGGCGGCGCGCAGGGTGGTGAGCGAGGACTCGACCAGGCCGCGCAGGCGGTCCACGATCGAGCCGCGGTTCTTCTCCAGCTGGGCGAGCTCGTCGGTGAGCACGCGCAGCCGGGGCGCGAAGGCGGCGGCCCAGGCGGCGGCGTGCTCGGGCAGGGCGGAGGCGGGCAGTTCGCGGATCTGCTGGCGGGCCGGGGTGCGGACGGCCTCGTAGCGGGCGGCGTTGGCGTGCCGGACGAGGGCGTCGGCGGTGTCGCGGACGGCGAGTTCGGCGGAGGACAGCTCGCCGGCGGCGGTGCGCAGGCTGCGGCGGGCCTCGGTGGCGGCGGTGCGGGCCTCGCCGAGCGAGCCCAGGTACGGCTCGACCGGGTCGTCCGGGTCCTCCTGGTGGTCGCGCAGGCCGTCGCGCAGCTGGCCGGCCAGCTCGTCGAAGTCGGCGGCGGCGGACTGGGCGGTGTCGAAGGTGCGCTGCAGGTCGGCGTGCGCGGTGCGGGCGGCGTCCAGGGCCTCGCGGCGTTCGGCGAGCCGGCTGGTGGCGGTGCGCAGCAGGGCCTGGGCGTGCTCCGGGTCGGTGGGGACGAGGTCCTCGGGCAGCTCGGTGTGCGCCTCGCCGTCGGCGGGGGCGGAGCGCTCGGCCTCGCCGCGCAGGCGGCCGAGCTGCTCGCTGGCGGCGGCGGAGCGGGCCTCGATGGTGGCGACCAGTTCCTCGGCGCGGGCGGCGGCGGCCTGGCGGGCCGGGCCGTCTGCGCCGTCGGGGCTGCCGAGGAGTTCCTCGGCGCGGGTGCGCACCTTGTTGGTGAGGCGGTCGAGTTCGGCCGCGGCGGCGGCCTCGTCGCCCTCGGCGCGGGCCTGTTCGGCGCGCAGGTCGGCGCCGACGCCGACCTTCTCGTACAGCTGGGAAGCGGCGCGGTAGGCCTCGCGCAGGGCGGGCAGTGCGGCGGGGGCGGTGTCGGCGGGCTCGTCGGTCTGTTCGGCGGCAGGGATCTCGGCGCGTTCGGCGCGCAGGGCGCGGGCCGTACGGCGGGCGTCGTCGGCGGCGCGCTGGGCGGCGCGGCGGTCCTCGTCGCAGGTGCGGGCGCGTTCGGCGCACAGGGCCTGGCGGCGGTCGCACTCGGCGGCGTCCTCGGCGAGTTCGCGTTGGCGGCGGGCCCAGTTGGCGCGCTCGCGCAGGCGGAAGGCGAGGCCGGAGAGGGCGTCGGCGCGGCGGCGGGCGCGCTGGGCGGCCTCGCGGTGCTCTTCGTGGACAGCGGCGGCGGTGGCGTGGTCGGTCTCGGCCTCGTCGTGGTCGGCGCGCAGGGTGGCCAGGGTGGCGGCGGCCTGTTCGGCGTGCTCGCGGGCGGCTTCGGCGGCGGCGGCGAGTTCGGCGAGCGTGCCGGGCGGGCAGCTGGCGTGCCAGGAGGCGAGGCGGGCGGCGAGGGCGCGGTCGGCGCCGAGGCGGCCGGCGAGTTCGCGGATGTGCTCCTCGCGGGCGCTCGCCCGGGCGCGCAGGTCGCGGCGCTCGCCGTCGGCGGCGGACTCGTCGTGCATGGCCGGGTTCGGCGGCACGAGGAAGAAGGCGGGCTCGTCGGTGATCGGGGCGATCAGGGAGGCGGCGGCGCCGACGGCGACGGTGGAGCGCGGCAGCAGCGCGGCGGCCTGCAGCGCCTCGCGGGCGCGTTCCAGCGAGGACGGGTCGGTCACGACCACGCCGTCGACGAGTTCGGGGCGGGCGGCGAGGATCGCCTCGTGGTCGGCCGGGTCGACGGACTGGGCGAGGTAGCGCCAGCCGGGCAGGGCCGGGATGCCGTGCTCGGCGAGGTACTCGACGGTGGCCAGCACGTCGGGGCCGGGCGGCAGCAGGCCGCCGTCGCCGAGGGCGGCGAGGATGCGGGCGTCGTCGGCGGCGGCCGTACGGAGGTCGAACAGGGTGCGTTCGGCGGTGGCGATGGCCTCGTCGAGGAGTTCGCGCAGGTACTCGGCGTTGCGGTCGAGGACGGCGGGGGTGAGGAAGCCGGCGTCCTCGTCGGCGCCTGACCCGTCTTCGCTCCAATCAGTGGGTGCCGGGGTGAGGGAGAGCAGGTCGGCGAGGCGCTGTTCGGTGGCGAGCAGGGCGGCGGTGCGCTGTTCGGCGGCCAGGGCGCGGGCGGCGTCCTTGCGGGCGTCGCCGGCGCGTTCGGCGGCGAGTTCGGCGCGGGCGGTGGCGGCGGCGGTCTCGCGCAGCCGGGTGGCGCAGGCCTCGGCGGCCGTACGGGCCTGGGCGAGTGCGGCGGTGGCGGCCTTCTCGACGTCGGCGGCGTGCAGCGCGGCGCGGGCCGGGTCCACGTCGCCGTCGGCGTCGATGAAGCCGGCCGTGACGGCGGCCTCGGTCTCCTGCTCGACCTCGGCGAGGCGCTGGCGCAGGTGCTCGGCCTCGCTGCGGGCCTTCTGGGCGGCGGTGGCGGCCTCGGTGGCGTCGGACTGGGCCTTGCCGCCGTCCTCCTGGAGTTCGCCGGCGCGCTGTTCCTCGGTGTCGGCGCGGGACTCGGCGGCCGCGGCGGCGGCTTCCAGGGCGCGGGCGAGGGCGGTGGCGGCGCGGGCGCGGGCGGCGAGCGCGGGGGCGGCGTCCAGTTCGGCCTCGCGGATGGCGGCGGCGACCCGGGCGACCCGGTCGGCGGCGGCGCGCTGGCGCAGGACCGCCTCGGCGGCCTGCCAGGCGGCGTGCAGGGTGCGGGCGTCGATGAGTTCGCGGCGCAGCGCGGCGGCCTCGGCGGTGGCCGCGGTGAGGCTCAACGTGGCGTGCCGGTAGGTGAGTTCGTCGGCGATGAGGGTGTGCCGGGTGCGGTCGGCCTCGGCGGCAGTGACGGCGCTCGCCGCGGCGGCGACCTCGATGGCGAGGTCCTGGGCGCGGTCGCGTTCGGCGCCGGCGCGGGAGGCGAGGGCGTGGGCGAGGCGGCGGGTGCGGCGTTCGGCGGTGCGGTGGGCCTCGCGGACGGTCTCGCGGGCGGTGGTGGCCTCGGCGATGCGCTCCAGGAGGTCCAGGGAGCCGGCAGTGAAGTCGCGTTCGGCGGTGAGTTCGGCGCGGCGTCCGAGCTTGGCGGCGAAGCCGTGGACGAGGTCGGCGAGGCCGTCGGTGTCCCGGGTGTCGGTGACGGCGCGCAGCAGCAGGTCGGTGAAGTCGCTGTCGTGCTTGACCGCGAAGAGGCCGGCCGCCTCGCCCTCGTCGGCGTTCATCTCGCGCTGGTAGCGGAAGAGTTCGGGGTCGAGGCCGAGTTCGCCGAGGTGTTCCGTCCAGCGGTCGTGGCCGTCCTCGAAGACCAGGTCGAGGTACGGGTGGGCCTTGCCGGCCTCGGTGAGGGCGTCGCGGAAGCCCTTCATGGTGCGGCGGCGGCCGCGGGCCTTCTGGTCTCCGGCCAGGCTGACCCGCTCGGCGACCGGCAGGGAGTCGAGGGTGAGGCCGGGGCCGGGGCGGAAGGAGTACCAGGTCTCGGCGAACTTGCGCGGGTCGGAGGAGACCTGGCGGCCGCGCCACTCGCTGACCTTGCCGACCACGATCAGTTCGCCGGTGACGGTGTGCTGCCACTCCAGGGCGACGTGGCCGCAGTCGTCGGCGAGCAGGAACTTGCGCAGCACGCCGGAGCTGGCGCCGCCGAGGGTGTTGCGGTGGCCGGGGAGCATGACCGAGAAGATCAGCTTGAGCAGGACGGACTTGCCGCCGCCGTTCTCCAGGAAGAGCACGCCGGCCGGGGCGGGTCGGCGGACCGGGCCGTCCGGGTCCTCGCCGAACAGGCCGATCTGCTGCGGGGCCGGGTCGGCGACGGGCTCGCCGACGCCGCGCAGGTCGAGCACCGTGTCGGCGTAGCGGGCGCCGGCCGGTCCGATCGAGTAGAGGCGGACCCGGTTGAGCTCGTACATGTGCGGCGGTTCTCCGTGGCTTCCGTGGCTGGGGGTTGTCAGAACTCGGGGGCTGGGGGTCAGGACTCGGGGGTTGGGGTTGTCAGGACTCGGGTGTCAGGACTCGGACGTCGGAGCTCGGGCGTCAGAGCGAGTGGAACGGCAGGCCGGCGTCGGCGACCAGTTCGTCGGAGGTGTCCGGCGGCAGCAGGCTGGCGGTGCCGTCGGAGACCGGGACGACGCCCAGGTCGAGCAGTTCGGCCATGGCCGCGCTACCGGCCAGGTCGCGGACCTGGAGCTGGTAGCGGGCGGTGGTGCGGTAGGTGCCGCCGGAGTCGTCGGAGACCTTCTGCAGGAAGCCGGAGTCGACCAGGAACATCACGGCCTTGGCGACGATGCCGATGGTGGAGCCGGAGAGCCGGCGGGCGTCCTTGGTGGCGCCGGTGGCGGTGCGCCGGGCCCAGACCCGCCAGGCGGCCTCCAGGCCGGGGGCGTCGGACTGCGGGTCGGTGTTGGCGCCGGCGGCGTCGGCCTGCTCCTCCAGGCGGCGGCAGGCCTGGCGGACGAAGGAGTCGACGCCGTTGACGGTGATCCGGCCGAGGTAGGTGTCGTCGGCGAGGTCCTCGGGGCGGGGGAAGGCCATCGCGGCGACGGCCAGGTGGGCCAGGCCGTGCAGGAAGCGGTCGGTGGACTCGGAGGCGGCGCGGCGCGAGTAGTCGCCCATCCGGACGGCGAACAGCGAGTCCTCGGCGGCGGCCACGGCCATGCCGGCGCGCGGCGAGACCTCCAGGACGACCAGGCCCATGCCGGTGGCGATGGCGTCGGCGAGCCGGGCGAACGGCGGGTCCTCGCGGTGGCGGCGCACCAGCTCGGCGTACTCGGCGTCCCGGGCGGGCAGCAGCTTGGCCTGGAGGCCGAAGGAGACCAGCCGGGCGGCGTCGGCGACGTCGGCCGGGGTGATCGGCGCCGGGGCCGCGGGTTCGGTCTCGGCCGCCCAGGACGTGTCGTGGTGGGTCGTCACGGGCGGGGCTCCTCGGGGGTGGCGGTGGTACGGGTGTTCCGGTGGTGCGTCATGGCCGGTCAGCCGGCGTCCTTGCGGTCGGCGGCCATGCCGACCGCGTCGAGCAGGGCGCTGCCGACGATCAGGTCGGCGCCGCCGAACTCCGGGTCGCGCAGCGGGGTGCCGTCGTCCACGGCGAACAGCAGCCGCTCCTCGCCCTGGCGGTAGGCGGTGCCGACCGGCGGGCTGGCCGCGTGCACGGCGAGCAGGGCGACCAGGTACGGCAGGTCCGGGTCCTGCTTGCGGGCGTCGGCGAGCAGGCCGGAGAGCCGACGGGGGGCGTCCGGGGGCAGGTCGAGCAGGACCAGGGCGGACTCCAGCTGGGCCTCGGAGAAGCGGCTGTCGTCCGGGGTGGCGACGAGGTCCGGGTCGGGCAGCTCGGCGCCGAGGTGCTCGCGTTCGACCGGCGGGGTGAGCAGCAGGTCGACCAGGTCGGCGACCCGGACGGAGACCGGGGTGCGCAGCCCGACGCCGCGGGCGAAGAAGGCGCCGGTGGGGCGGACGGCCTGCTCCACCGGCAGCCGCAGAACGGGGGCGAGCAGCTGCCCGTACAGGTCGATGCCGCTGCGGGCGCCGGGGGTGGCGAAGGCCTGCCGGTCCTGCTCGGCGCGGAACAGCGGGCCGGCCTCCAGGAGGCGGGTCTGCAGCTGGGTGTGGCGGCGGATGCAGTCCTTGACGATGTCGACGAGTTCGGCGGCGCGGCGCTTGTGTTCTGGGTCCTCGGCCTCGTCGCGGGCCTTGCGGATGTTGGTGAGAATCGCGTTCTCGTGCCGGTAGCGGTCCGCGATGTGGTCCAGCGCCTCCTCGATGAGGTCCGGGACGGCTCGCATCCAGTCGACGGCCCGGACGTTGCGGCGGGTGGCGTCGAGGGCGCGGCGCAGCGTCTCGGCGTACTGGACGGTGCGGTAGCGGGCCTGCTCGGCGGCGAGCTGGGCGTCGGCCAGGCGGCCCCGGCGGATCAGCACCTCCAGCTTGACCTCGGCGGCGATCTGGGCGGAGGTGACGTCGGTGTCGAGCGCGCCGACCAGGACGTTGACCGCCTCGTCCGTGGTGCGCAGGTAGACCCCGCCGTCGGGCCCGGGGACCTCCTCGATGAGCTTGAAGTCGTAGTCGCGGCGCACGTACTCGCCGTCGGCGCCGAAGGTGCCGTAGACGGCGCGGAAGCCGCGGTCCACGCTGCCGACGTTGATCAGCGACTCCAGCACCCAGCGGGCCACCCGCTCGTGCTCGACGGCGGGGCGGCCGGCGGCCTGGGCGGCGACCCTGGGCAGCAGGCGGGCCAGGACCAGCTCGCGGTCTGCCCCGGTGTCGAAGTCCATGTTCAGGGTGACCAGGTCGATCGCGGCGAGGCCGACCTCGGCCATCGCGTAGCCGCCGTACTCGCCGGCCAGGTTGACCTTGCGGTTGTCCAGGTCGTGCAGCGGGGCGGTACAGGCCAGCGCCTTGAGCCGGCGGGCCAGGCCCTCGTCGGCGGCGGGGCCGGGCGCGGGGCGCACGGCGGCCGGGCCGGCGGGCCGGAGGCCGGGCTCGATGGGCGGGTCTGCGATGGCGGTCACGGGGGACAAGATTAGAGGTTCGCACCGACATCGACCGAAACGGACCTTGCGGGCGGACGGAGCGGCAGGTGGGCCGCCCTCCGGGGGGCGATTTCAGAACGCGGTTTCGACGGGATTCCGCCATTCTCGAACCGACCTTCGAGAAACCGGTGAGGACGGCGCAATGGTTCGGTGATGATCGACCTATGATCACCCGACTGGCCAAAGTGGGCCTCGCTGCCGCGCTGTCCGTGACCACCCTCACCGCCGGCGCCGTGGCCTCCGCCGCCGCGGTGTCGACCTCCGCGCAGCACGTGACCGTGTCGCAGAACGGCAACTACCCCGGCGGGTTCTTCACCTCCGGCAACATGTCGGTGAGCTGGGTGTCGGCCGGCACCGCCGCCCTCACCGGCTCGACGCACTTCACCGTCGACCTGCCGCCGGGCGTCACCACCGACGGCGCGATGTTCTACTCCACGCCGTACGACTACACCTTCACCGAGACGCTCTCCCCCGACGGCCGCCACCTGGAGGCCGTGCTCACCGGCACCCGGCCGGTCGGGAAGAGCGAGTTCATGAAGCTCAACCTGCGCACCACGCCCGGAGTGCCGATCACCGGCGTGATCACGGTGACCGCCGGCAACCCCAACGACACCGACCCGACCGGCCACATCTCCCGCTACGACCTCGGCACCGGCAGCTACCTGCCGGCGACCGTCCAGGCCGCCCCGGCCGTCACCGGGCTGGACACCACCACCGGCCCCGGTGCGGGCGGCACCGCGGTGACCGTCAGCGGCAGCAACCTCGCCCACGGCATGGTGCTGGTCGGCGGCGTCCCGGCGGCGGGCAGCTGCACCGACACCGCCTGCACGGTGACCACGCCGGCCGGCTCGGGCAGCGTCCCCGTCTCCGTGGTGACGCCCGGCGGCACCGCCACCGCGCCGGCGACGTACACCTACACGGTCTGACGCGCTCTCGACCGAAACCCGGTGCCCGGGCGCTTCGGCGCCCGGGCACCGCTGCGTTTCCGGGCCCGGCACCGCTGCGTTTCCGCACCCCAACACCCCTGCTCTTCCGCACCCCGGCGCCCCTGCGCTTCCGCACTCCCAACCCTAGTTGAACATGTTCAAAAGAGGGGTCTAGAGTCGCTTCCGCGCAGGCGGGGCAAGGATCCGCCCGCAGTTCGGCATGCCCGGCCAGCCCGGTGTGCCGCCCGGCACGGAGGTGTACGAGGTGGACGAGGTCTACGAGACGGACGGCGAACCGGCGGTCGTCCTCCGCAGGGTCCGGCGCTGGTTGTGGTTCTTCCTGGTCTGCCTGGTGCTGAGCGGCCTCACCGCCTTCCCGCTGGAGACCGAGACCCGCTGGCTGGTCGACCTCGCGACCGGTCCGGCCGCCCCGCTGACCGACCACTTCCCCGCGGCGACGGCCTGGTTCCTGAAGGTCCACGAGGGCATCGTCGAGACCAACCGGCACTACCCCTTCCTGGCCTACGGCACCGACTGGCTGGCCTTCGCCCATCTGGTGATCGGCGCCGCCCTCTGGGGGCCGCTCAGGGACCCGGTCCGCAACATCTGGGTGATCCGCTGGGCGGTGCTCGCCTGCGGGGCCGTCATCCCGCTGGCACTGATCTGCGGGCCGCTGCGGGGGATCCCGCTGGTGTGGCGATTCATCGACATGTCGTTCGGAGTCTTCGGCGTCATTCCGCTGCTGATCGTGTTGCGGGCGCTGCGTCCGCTGGAACGTTCCTTCGCGGAACCAGCGCCCGCGAGCTGAGCCAGGACGGCCCGTACGCCCCGGGACAGCGCCGCCCCGGGGCGTACGGGGCGAGGTCGCGCGCCGTGGCGCCCTGTGGCGCCCGCCGCCGCCCGGGTCACGGACAACGGGCTTCATCCGCAGGCCCTACCATCTGGCTCAACAGCTGCTGGGAGGCGGACGGGCGTGGCCGATGCGGTGATCGATCTCAATGCGGACCTCGGCGAGGGATTCGGACGCTGGACGCTGACCGACGACGAGGCGCTGCTGTCCGTGGTGACCAGCGCCAACGTCGCCTGCGGCTTCCACGCCGGAGACCCCTCGACGATGCGCAGGGTCTGCGCCCTGGCCGCCGAACGCGGTGTCCGGATCGGCGCCCAGGTCTCCTACCGCGACCTGGCCGGCTTCGGCCGCCGCGCGATGGACGTCCCCCCGGACGAGCTCTCCGACGAGATCGCGTACCAGATCGGCGCCCTGCAGGTCTTCGCCCGCGCCGCCGGCTCCAAGGTCTCCTACGTCAAGCCGCACGGCGCCCTCTACAACCGCGTGGTCGCCGACTCCGAGCAGGCCGAGGCCGTGGTGGCCGGTGTGCTGCGGGCCGGCGCGGTCTGCGACGGGCCGCTGCCCGTCCTCGGGCTGCCCGGCTCCCGGCTGCTGGAGGTCGCCGAGGGGGTCGGACTGCCGGTGGTCGCCGAGGCGTTCGCCGACCGCGCGTACACCCGGGCCGGAACGCTCGTCCCGCGCCGCGAGGTCGGTGCGGTGGTGCACGACCCGGAGGCGGTGATCACCCGCGCCGTCGCGATCGCCCGCGACGGCGGGCTGGAGGCCGTCGGCGGCGAGCGGATCCCGGTCGCGGCCCGCTCGCTCTGCGTCCACGGCGACACCCCCGGCGCCGCCCAGCTCGCCTGGCGGGTGCGCGGCGCGCTGGCCTCCGCGGGCGTGCGGGTGGAGGCGTTCACGTGACGGCCGACGGGGTGCCGGCGGCGGGCGCCGACGAACCGGCGGTCGCCGTACGGCGGGCCGGCGAGCGGGCGCTGCTGGTCGAACTGGCCGGGACGGCCGAGGTCGCGGCGCTGTACGGGTGGCTGCGCGAGCAGCGGGAGGCGGGCGTGCTCGGCGAGGTCGAGGAGCTGGTCCCGGCCGCCCGCACAGTGCTGCTGGACGGCGTCGCGGACGTCGACGCGGTGGCGCGGCTGCTGCGCACCGCCCGTCCGACGGCGGCCCGCACGGCGCGCGGGGAACTGCTGGAGGTGCCGACGGTGTACGACGGCGCGGACCTGGCCGAGGTCGCCGCGCTGTGGGGGGTGTCCGAGGAGGCAGCCGTCAGGATCCACACCGAACCGGAGTACACCGTCGCCTTCTGCGGCTTCTCCCCGGGCTTCGGCTACCTGACCGGCCTGCCCGCCCGCTACGAGGTGCCGCGCCGGGCCACCCCGCGCAGCTCCGTCCCGGCCGGCTCGGTCGCCCTGGCCGGCTCGTACACCGGTGTCTACCCGCACCCCTCCCCCGGCGGCTGGCAGCTCGTCGGCCGTACGGCGCTCCCCCTCTGGGACACCGACCGCGATCCCCCGGCCCTGCTGGCGCCGGGCGGGCGGGTCCGCTTCACCGCGGCCCGGGCCTGAGCACGCGGCGATGCTGGTGGGGACGGAACCGGGAAGGGAAGCGGGGACGGAGGCGGGGATGAGCGAGCTGGTGGTGGTGTGGCCGGGGCCGCTGACCACGGTCCAGGACCTGGGGCGGCGCGGCGTCGCGCACCTCGGGGTGCCCAGGGCCGGGGCGCTGGACGAGCCGGCCCTGCGGGCGGCCAACCGGCTGGTGGGCAACGAGCCCGGGACCGCCGGGCTGGAGACCACGCTCGGCGGGGTCGCGCTGCGGGCCGTCGGACGGGTGCTGGTCTCCGTCACCGGCGCGCCCGCGCCCGTCCGGGTGGACGGACGGCCGGCCGCCTGGGGCGCGCCGATCGTGGTCCAGGACGGGGCGGTGGTCGAGGTGGGCCCGGCGACGGACGGGGTGCGCGGCTACCTCGCGGTGGCGGGCGGGATCGCCGTCCCGCCGGTGCTGGGCAGTCGCTCGGCCGACCTGCTCGCCGGCCTCGGACCGGCCCCGCTGACCGCCGGGGACCGCCTGCCGGTCGGCACTCCCCCGCCCTACCGGGCCCGGCCCGAGCTGGTGCCGCTGCCCGCACCCCCGACCGAACTGGTGCTGCGCCTACGGCTCGGCCCGCGCGCGGACTGGTTCACCCCGGAGGCGGTGGCCCGGCTGGGCCGCGACGGTTACCGGGTCTCCGCCACCGGCAACCGGGTCGGGCTGCGCACCGAGGGCCCGCCGGTCGCGCGCGCCCGGGAGGGCGAACTGCCCAGCGAGGGCATGGTGCTGGGTGCGGTGCAGATCCCGCCGGACGGGCAGCCGGTGGTCTTCCTGGCCGACCACCCGACCACCGGCGGGTACCCGGTGGTCGGCGTCGTCCCGGCCGCCGACCTCGCGGCCGCCGCGCAGGCCCGGCCGGGCACGCCGGTCCGGTTCGTGCCGCTGCGGGGACGCTGAAGCCATCCGCTGGGCTTGGCCCTGCTGGGTCTCGCCGCTCGGCGGCCCAACGGCGCTTCCGCGTCGGCGCGTTGAGGTCCCACTCAGCCCAGGCCGAGCGCGTCCGCCGCGGCTGCGGCGAAGCCGTCCGGGTTGTCGAGCATGATGTTGTGCCCGCAGTCCGGCACGGCGACCACCCGGACGCCCGCCGCGCGCAGCCCGTCCGCGTCCGCCGGCCCGCCGTCGGTCGGATCGCCGTCGGTCGGATCGCCGTCGGTCGGATCGCCGTCCGCCGCCGGATACAGGAAGGTGCGCGGGAGGTCGAGGCCGAGCAGCATCTCCCGCATGGTCGGCTCGGTCGCGCGGGCCAGGTGGCGGGCGCTTCGGTGGAGCGCCCGAGGGTCGGCCAGCCGCATCGTGGACCACCAGAACGGCCCGACCCGCTCGGCGACTTCGTCCCGGCCGCCGGCCAGGAACTCCGCCTCGGTGTAGCTC
The genomic region above belongs to Streptomyces sp. 1331.2 and contains:
- a CDS encoding IPT/TIG domain-containing protein: MITRLAKVGLAAALSVTTLTAGAVASAAAVSTSAQHVTVSQNGNYPGGFFTSGNMSVSWVSAGTAALTGSTHFTVDLPPGVTTDGAMFYSTPYDYTFTETLSPDGRHLEAVLTGTRPVGKSEFMKLNLRTTPGVPITGVITVTAGNPNDTDPTGHISRYDLGTGSYLPATVQAAPAVTGLDTTTGPGAGGTAVTVSGSNLAHGMVLVGGVPAAGSCTDTACTVTTPAGSGSVPVSVVTPGGTATAPATYTYTV
- a CDS encoding LamB/YcsF family protein, with product MIDLNADLGEGFGRWTLTDDEALLSVVTSANVACGFHAGDPSTMRRVCALAAERGVRIGAQVSYRDLAGFGRRAMDVPPDELSDEIAYQIGALQVFARAAGSKVSYVKPHGALYNRVVADSEQAEAVVAGVLRAGAVCDGPLPVLGLPGSRLLEVAEGVGLPVVAEAFADRAYTRAGTLVPRREVGAVVHDPEAVITRAVAIARDGGLEAVGGERIPVAARSLCVHGDTPGAAQLAWRVRGALASAGVRVEAFT
- the pxpB gene encoding 5-oxoprolinase subunit PxpB; this encodes MTADGVPAAGADEPAVAVRRAGERALLVELAGTAEVAALYGWLREQREAGVLGEVEELVPAARTVLLDGVADVDAVARLLRTARPTAARTARGELLEVPTVYDGADLAEVAALWGVSEEAAVRIHTEPEYTVAFCGFSPGFGYLTGLPARYEVPRRATPRSSVPAGSVALAGSYTGVYPHPSPGGWQLVGRTALPLWDTDRDPPALLAPGGRVRFTAARA
- a CDS encoding biotin-dependent carboxyltransferase family protein; the encoded protein is MSELVVVWPGPLTTVQDLGRRGVAHLGVPRAGALDEPALRAANRLVGNEPGTAGLETTLGGVALRAVGRVLVSVTGAPAPVRVDGRPAAWGAPIVVQDGAVVEVGPATDGVRGYLAVAGGIAVPPVLGSRSADLLAGLGPAPLTAGDRLPVGTPPPYRARPELVPLPAPPTELVLRLRLGPRADWFTPEAVARLGRDGYRVSATGNRVGLRTEGPPVARAREGELPSEGMVLGAVQIPPDGQPVVFLADHPTTGGYPVVGVVPAADLAAAAQARPGTPVRFVPLRGR